One genomic window of Hyperolius riggenbachi isolate aHypRig1 chromosome 7, aHypRig1.pri, whole genome shotgun sequence includes the following:
- the C1QTNF8 gene encoding complement C1q tumor necrosis factor-related protein 8, which produces MHFQALITFMSIMCVEAAAPRTFLWQEVGNPSCVRCCGASEAPAETPKKSKIKEYAMYPLPRVQPRIDITILKGDKGDPGDKGPPGISGKEGERGLLGPQGLKGQKGQVGPPGNSCKVQYSAFSVARRKSLHSTDYFQTVIFDTEFVNLYSHFNMFSGTFVCYVPGVYFFNLNVHTWNLKETYLHIMKNEQEIAILYAQPSDRSIMQSQSLMLTLKEKDEVWVRMFKRERENALYNDESDVYIIFNGYIISPTEEERTML; this is translated from the exons ATGCATTTTCAAGCGCTCATCACCTTTATGTCCATCATGTGTGTTGAGGCGGCGGCACCAAGAACTTTTCTATGGCAGGAAGTTGGGAACCCCTCTTGCGTCCGCTGCTGTGGAGCGTCAGAGGCACCAGCAGAGACTCCAAAAAAGAGCAAAATAAAGGAGTATGCGATGTACCCATTGCCGAGGGTCCAGCCACGAATAGATATTACCATTCTCAAAG GTGACAAAGGTGATCCTGGAGATAAAGGTCCTCCTGGAATTTCAGGAAAGGAAGGTGAGAGAGGACTACTAGGACCTCAGGGCTTGAAAGGTCAGAAAGGTCAAGTAGGTCCACCAGGGAATTCTTGCAAAGTTCAGTATTCTGCTTTCTCAGTCGCACGCCGCAAATCACTCCACAGCACTGACTATTTCCAAACAGTTATCTTCGACACCGAATTTGTGAACCTTTACAGCCACTTCAACATGTTCTCGGGAACCTTTGTCTGCTACGTTCCTGGGGTCTATTTCTTCAACCTAAACGTCCACACTTGGAACCTGAAGGAGACCTATCTTCACATCATGAAGAATGAACAGGAGATAGCTATTCTGTACGCACAGCCAAGTGACCGTAGCATCATGCAGAGCCAAAGTTTAATGCTTACTTTGAAGGAAAAGGACGAGGTGTGGGTGAGGATGTTCAAACGAGAGCGGGAGAATGCGTTATACAACGATGAGTCTGatgtttacattattttcaatgggtACATTATTAGTCCGACAGAGGAGGAACGCACGATGTTATAA